Genomic DNA from Streptomyces venezuelae:
CCGAGCGCCCCGACGGCGAGATCGAGATGACGGGCGGCGCCGTGATCGTCGCCGAGGGCGAGATCGCGTCCGAATGGTTCGAAACGGCAAGCGCATGAACTGTCGCTCGAATGGGTGATCCGTTTCACGCTCGGCGAGAGGCGGTCAGCGCCACGTGATGGGCTCGGTAGCATCAAGCACCGGCCCGGACGGAGTACGCCGCCGTCCGCACACCGCCGGTCGAAGCAGCCGGAGGTGCTCATGAGTGCGGAGGCCACGAACCCTGCCACGCCCGGCCCCGTCGTGTCCGGGGGCCAGCGCAAGCGCGGCCGTGCGCGTCTCGACCTGCGCAGGCTCGGCAGGGCCGCCCTGCTCGGATCCGGCACCCGGGACCGTCTGCCCGACGCGATCGGCCATGTGGCGGAGGCCCACCGGAACCACTACCCGGACGCCGATCTGGAGCCGCTGCGTCGTGCGTACGTCCTCGCGGAGTCCTCGCACCGCGGCCAGACGCGCAAGAGCGGTGAGCCGTACATCACCCACCCGCTCGCGGTCACCCTGATCCTCGCCCAGCTCGGCGCCGAGATCACGACCCTGACCGCCTCCCTGCTCCACGACACCGTCGAGGACACCGACGTCACACTCGACCAGGTGCGGGCCGAGTTCGGCGACGACGTCTGCTACCTGGTCGACGGCGTCACCAAGCTCGAAAAGGTGGACTACGGAGCGGCGGCCGAACCCGAGACCTTCCGCAAGATGCTCGTGGCCACCGGCAACGACGTGCGCGTCATGTCGATCAAGCTCGCCGACCGCCTCCACAACATGCGCACCCTCGGCGTCATGCGCCCCGAGAAACAGGCCCGCATCGCGAAGGTCACCCGGGACGTGCTCATCCCGCTGGCCGAGCGTCTCGGCGTGCAGGCGCTCAAGACGGAGCTGGAGGACCTCGTCTTCGCCATCTTGCACCCGGAGGACTGCGCGCAGGTCAAGGCCATGATCGCCGCCAACGCCGAGAGCGAGGGAGACCCCCTCGGGGACATCGCGGGCGAGGTGCGCAACGTCCTGCGCGACGCGGGCATCACCGCCGAGGTGCTCATCAGGCCCCGGCACTCCGTCTCCGTCCACCGCGTGCACCGCAAACGCGGCGAACTCCGCGCATCCGACTTCGGCCGCCTCCTCGTGCTCGTCAACGAGGACGCCGACTGCTACGGAGTCCTGGGCGAGCTGCACACCTGCTTCACCCCGGTCGTCTCGGAGTTCAAGGACTTCATCGCCGTACCGAAGTTCAACCTCTACCAGTCGCTGCACACGGCCGTGACCCGCTCCGACGGCGAGGTCGCCGAAGTCCTCATCCGCACGCACCAGATGCACCAGGTCGCGGAGGCCGGCGTCGTCGCCCTGCACAATCCCTACGCTCCTCCTTCGGAGGAGCCGTCCGACCGCGCCGACGACGAGCGCGCGGACCCGACCAGGCCCGGCTGGCTCTCCCGGCTCCTCGACTGGCAACAGGCCGCGCCCGACCCGGACACGTTCTGGTCGACGCTGCGCGAGGACCTCGCCCAGGACCGAGAGATCGCCGTCTTCCGGCCCGACGGCGGCACCCTCGGCCTGCCCGCGGGCGCCAGCTGCGTGGACGCCGCCTACGCCCAGTACGGCGAGGACGCCCACGCCTGCATCGGCGCGCGCGTGAACGGCCGCCTGGCGACGCTCAGCACGGTCCTGAGGGACGGCGACACCGTCCAGCTGCTCATGAGCCAGGACCCCACGTCCGGGCCCTCGCGCGACTGGCTGGACCACGCGCGCACGCCCGCCGCGCGGATCGCCATCCGGCGCTGGCTCACCACGCACCCCGCGCCCGCACCTGCGGCCGTCACGCCGATGGCGTCCACACGGCGGCCGCCCCAGCAGACGCCAGCGGTCGTCCCCGCGCCGGAGGACTCCGCTGCCCTGCGGCCCACGGCGGCGAACGCCGTCGTGGACCGCGAGGGCGCCAGCGTGCGCCTCGCGGGCTGTTGTACGCCGGTGCCCCCCGACGACGTCACCGCGTTCGCCGTGCGCGGCGGCGTCGTGACCGTCCACAGGGTCGGCTGTCCCGCCGTGGAGCGCATGAAGGAAGTGGGGCGCCCGGAGATCGGCGTGCGCTGGGGAGACACCGCCGAATGCCGCGTCACCCTGATCGCCGAATCGTTCGGCCGGGCGCATCTGCTCGCCGACCTCACCGAGGCGATCGCCCTCGAAGGTGTGGCGATCATCTCCGCGACCGTGGAGCCGCCGACGCAGCAGCGCGTACGCCACACGTACACGCTCCAACTCCCCGACGCCGCACACCTCCCCGGACTGATGCGCGCAATGCGCGAGGTCCCCGGGGTGTACGACGTGAGCCGCGCCCAGCATCCGGCGGCCGCCGCCCACTGAAGAGCACTGCCGACGGCAACTCGTTCGAGTGGCCCCGTGCGCGCCGTCACCACGGGGAAGAC
This window encodes:
- a CDS encoding RelA/SpoT family protein, translated to MSAEATNPATPGPVVSGGQRKRGRARLDLRRLGRAALLGSGTRDRLPDAIGHVAEAHRNHYPDADLEPLRRAYVLAESSHRGQTRKSGEPYITHPLAVTLILAQLGAEITTLTASLLHDTVEDTDVTLDQVRAEFGDDVCYLVDGVTKLEKVDYGAAAEPETFRKMLVATGNDVRVMSIKLADRLHNMRTLGVMRPEKQARIAKVTRDVLIPLAERLGVQALKTELEDLVFAILHPEDCAQVKAMIAANAESEGDPLGDIAGEVRNVLRDAGITAEVLIRPRHSVSVHRVHRKRGELRASDFGRLLVLVNEDADCYGVLGELHTCFTPVVSEFKDFIAVPKFNLYQSLHTAVTRSDGEVAEVLIRTHQMHQVAEAGVVALHNPYAPPSEEPSDRADDERADPTRPGWLSRLLDWQQAAPDPDTFWSTLREDLAQDREIAVFRPDGGTLGLPAGASCVDAAYAQYGEDAHACIGARVNGRLATLSTVLRDGDTVQLLMSQDPTSGPSRDWLDHARTPAARIAIRRWLTTHPAPAPAAVTPMASTRRPPQQTPAVVPAPEDSAALRPTAANAVVDREGASVRLAGCCTPVPPDDVTAFAVRGGVVTVHRVGCPAVERMKEVGRPEIGVRWGDTAECRVTLIAESFGRAHLLADLTEAIALEGVAIISATVEPPTQQRVRHTYTLQLPDAAHLPGLMRAMREVPGVYDVSRAQHPAAAAH